CTATTTAATCTGACACAAACACAATTTCTGAtggtatgatttttttttttcaagcttGATATGCAAATACAGATACGTAGTGTTGATCTACACAGACACGATTTTAAGTCTTAGAAACGCACAAAGAACAAACACAAACGTGACCAGAATGATCAAATAGGCATTGATATCAAACACAAATGTGTTTTTGGAAAATTTGCACAATTCTATCCAAGTTCTCCAATTGTTGAATGTGACCAGATCTTAATGTTGAATgtcttgtggcaagaaaacacaacaaacaataaagacacaatgtttgaaggcattttatcaaattttaagCTCAATGTGTATGTCCAATAGGTTGAATCAACCCAATTTCCATGGGTCTAGAACAATTGAAGACACATTGAACACTTTCTTAGCCTAAGGTTAATGTTCTCATGATGGTAAATTCGACCCACAACTTGGAATCTCTAtcagctcaagtgtagggacaccttgatgGGTGTATTTagtaattttgtcatttttgtgagTGGACAACTAGGGGCCTCCAAGATTGGAAGGATGGCCCTATCACCCTCTCCttggaaagctacaagtagcttgtACTAAGTCAAGTATTTCTGTCTCATCCcatgggagccttatggtgagtatcttggggggaaaCAACTATACCCTTGCACTGAAATTATCATGATGTTCGGACAAAAATAAGGGTGGGCCTCTAATCTAAGGTGTATAGTGGAGGTACTTCAATAGTCCCCAGGGTCTACCCATGCGACATCGACTCATTTAACAACCCATTCCTAGTCCTCAAGAGGATTTTTAtgcatctcacacaagtgtggacATTGAGGGAAAAGCATCAGTGTAGATACACGTCACCAGGTTGTCCTGACTTTCAcctaatgtattaatttatataCTGGGCTGAAGAAAGTATTGCTTGgattgttccctctcacttggccttatgggctacttgggaggtaggCCCTTCTATGTACAAAAAAAAGAAGATGATAAAAATTTCTCTTACACCCGAGGTCCAatggaaggcaaggggagaggatacttaaATTGTTATAACCTTTAGGGCTCTAAACATAAAGTGTGCAAAGAGaaaaaaacacttcaaacaagttttTTTAACCCTAAATGAAAAAGATGTGAGCCCTAATTGTATTACAAATTGAAATGCAAAGACACACACTAAGACTACCCCTACACCAAATGATTAATAGTTTTGATAATCACCCCCACCTGCAAGCATACTTGTTTGgttaattttagaaaatccaaatcGAAATATGAAAAGGGGGTCTTTGACAATATGGTTTAGACAACTACACCACTTTGTTAGTTCAATCAAGGGGTTGGGATAAAATCAAATCTAAAAAACCCTAAAACAAAAAagataaatttgaaaaattgaaaatgcaaaacACAGATACATTATACATTCCCTAAATGCAAAAAGATCCAACATAGACGTAGAAACAACTTGGAACCCACAAAACCAACTCAGAAACACAAACATGACAAAAGAACCCAGATGCAAAAATAGAGATCGTAggcatgaaaatatttgaaaacctacaaaaccaattcCTGAAATACAAATGTGGAAAAAGATGTCATAGACGCGATACAATGATGCACCAACGTGCCAAAACACACAGATGCGAAAACATAGATCATAGATGCAGAAATATCTGAAAACTTGCAAAATCAACTTCTGAAACATAGATGTGGAAACTCAAGACCTGCAAAATAGAAATGGAACAAACACATaaacatgaaaaaaaaatgatTCGTAGATGGAATTTTTCCTGTAATCGTCCCTGATCCGACCTGCAACTTGACAAAAAAGACTAAAACTACAAAAAGGTGTTAAACAAGAGTCCtatcaggcatgccaaaatgtatacgatgaaaTTTGGAAGAtaaaaactattgtaaaaccataaaagatccaacaacataaaaccctagttctacaatcaagaatccaccatacaccaatgaagaaacctaaaactatgcaaatcaacaaataagatgataataccattcacatgtcaagtagggtttgatctccattgtttcttgtctccattgatcttgtttgatatattttctttcatattttatgtgtttacaagagctcaacaaagaacagattacgattgtgaagttgcttgatcacttgaaggtttgaatgactgatTGATTAGGTTGTTGGATTAGTTAGGGTTGTGaaaggatgaaaggatcctcttatgtagaaaacaccttagaaaatggagggataggatgaagagttgaaagaataaatggttgtctaggattaaagggtaggtagggaaaataataaaatatgaaggggatAGTTAGAGGAAACTTAAGAGATAAAtcacaagtgtcatggagggaaaaagataatgaattaattaaataaataaagatctatttaattaatagaggaagtgggaccaattaaataaataaaatatttatttaatttatgaaaaggataatttaaataaataaaaaacatttatttaaatggggaaatGCTAGAAAAGGAtaagtgaaataattaaataaataaaatatttatttaattatgctaagacaattttaggtgtctacaatttgatTCACCAATAAAATGCATGGAAAACAAATATTTTCTTAAATTGTCTACGACAACTAATAAATCTTTTTTGATACTGAGGGTATCCCCATGACCCATCCCAACGACCATGGTGAGCTGAGGTGAGACTAATCCCTTGGGGGAAGGATCTGCACCCTACAAGCAGTCCCCCCTCTTGAACCCGGGAAGGGAGTTGAACTCGAGACCTGTGAGGAGCAAACCCACAgcccaagccaactcacctacccGTGCGAGACCATGATAACTAATAATTGCGATTAATAAATGTGAATTTGCATAATATTTTTAGGACTTGATAATTGAAATGAAATAAATGTGATAATTAATATGTAGATAAGGTATACTTGTCTCTAAGATCAATGATGAATAATTGTTTAGCTGatgtcatttttcatcattttaccTTTTCAAAAAATTCACTTCCTTAGTTTGATTAATGTCTTAGAGTATGAAGTGTCACAAAAAACTTGCAAATTGATTTTGAGCCATAAGGGGTTGATCTTGATTATTGAGAAATTTATTTGAGGTGCATAATTAATCCAAGTTTCATGAAAATGATTTGATAGAAAGTGTGCCTAAATATCCACTCATCTTCATCTTTTAAATATGCAAATTTGTTAATACAATATCTAGAGATATCATTAAGGAGCCTACCAATTTGTTAGACAAACAAGTTCTCTAAAGTCAAACCCTTTAGTGGGCTATgtacacacctaaaattgtcccacaCATGCGAATGCCAATTTCACTAATTATTCCCCTTtcttaattaaaaaatttcaagtagttaattaatctaattttattcttctaaattaacatTCTTCGTCATTTTTATAAGCTCTCTAAtctcttaatcatttaatcaattgatCATTCccctttttaatattaattaaatatttttattatttaattaatcttgattATTCACTTTAATTTaatgatctttattgtttaattaaattcaatttctatcttCTAATAGTTAAATATTCCctgtaaattatttaattaggtaatgatgtccttttaattaaataaattcttaaatttatttaatgcCATTATCCCCCATTTCAAATAAATTGGATTTCCCTCCAAATACAATTCAAATTCACTTCCCAttaattccaatttcatttcatatttttgaaAACCCAAATTCAATATAATTGATATTTCATCTAAATTTCCCACATCACATGTGAAAATTGCTAACTGCCATTGACTCTTAGTCAATTCCCATTCACCCTTTTCTGACTAGTCAGTCACTTCCCACTTTTTTGAAATAAACTTTCTCTAACTACTTAGTCAATTTAGTTCCACTCTTAATCAAATCTCTTGACTAGTCAATCAAGCGAGTATTCTCAATTTGTCTCTCATCGACTAGTCTCATTAAATCTCAACCGTTTTTGATCAATcctatcttcaaatcaatctcaaccatcaaatcaaaccttttgaaatctataaattgaacatcaatACTCATTATCAATAACCATGCGATATTCATAATTCTTGTGCTTACATCTTACAATTTTTCATGAAGTGCAACTTTAACAACCATTATCTCCACAAGAAGTTGAACAATAGAGGCCAAGTGCGTTGGAATCAACACGGGTTTATATGTTTCATgtgtttgatgattttgttgatttcaTTTGTATTCCTTTATTGTGTTGCGTTTGAATTCATTTATTAGATTTAGAGGTTTGGTGGTTACCTTTTATGTCTAAAACACATGCAGAATTTCCCTGTGACAATATGCTAGATTAATGATGATGAGATAGATCAAACATAATATTTGTAGAGAGATAGATGGTCTATATGATGGTGACATACATTCAATTTCTTTGGTTCTTTTAAATTTGAAGTAAATGCTCTAGTGAATTTTCAATTCCATCATGATGTGTTTAAGTACCAAATGGGTGTCTTTAAATACCAAGACATAACAATATGTTGCATGAAACATGTGCCAAGTTGGCTCTTAACAACTAGTAGAATGACATAGAAAAGTTTAAAATTAGAATTCGATGTCTTAGAATTAGAAGATCATTCCTATACTCCTTAAAATTGAATAGGATAAATCATGAGTCGTGTAAAAATAATCTATAAAAATAAGATGATGATTTTTAAGTTGAAAATAAATAAtactaataaaataaaaacaaataaatataataatatgaaTTAAATCTTAAAAAATAGACCacttattaatatataattaaataaaaacattcccatccaaaataaaaaattcccaatttttccctttttttaatcttcaaaaatcATTTCCTAGTTATATGTCCCTTCGATGGACCTTATTTTCAAGCTTGATAGAGGACTTTTTTTTCCCGTTGATTTGATTCGTGCTAcattcataactcatgtcttctcTCATGAGTATTGTGATTCActgtaaatattattttattaccatgtaaatttattattattatttatatattcattttagtttaatttatagaTATTTCATATTTTAGTGTGTAAAAGTAAATGTACAAATGTACAACAAATTACTTCTACGACCATTGGAAATTCTCTAGAGAAGCGTTGAAAAGAAGAGGGAGAATCAGCTATCATATCATTTTATGAAGCATCTTATAAAGTTACCACTTTAATGAAGTAGAATTCTCTTTAATTACAATTAATACATTTTACTTAGAGTTGGAGTACAAAGATTAATAGATAATAGAGAAAAGAGCGTTCTGCAGAATTTAAATGTAtattaatgtttttatttatttatttatatcggtgattttattatgaaaaaattatgtttaaaaaaatatatatttaatttaaattattaaataataatacataaattttgataaaatataattatttaacatgtcaatttttttcttatttgttaaaattaataatatttcaAAGTTGGAGTATAAAGATTAATAGATAATAGATAAAAGAGTGTTCTTTAGAATTTAAATGCACattaatgttttttatttatttatttatattggtgaTCTTATTATGAAAAATTTATGTTTCAAaacaatatatttaatttaaattattaaataataatacaataattTTGATAAAATATCATAGTTTAacatgtcaatttttttttcttatttgttaAAATTAATACATTTCAaagtttatttatatatttataaaataatctTGCACTTAAAACTCTAGTTCATCTTTAAGAGTACTTGTATAAGTTGTGGTAGTTTAGCACTATTTTGTTTTTGCACAATAATTCTATAAACTATAGTAATTTGGGAGTGGTTTGCATTGTTaggttttattattttttaatatttaaattaaaatagttTCTATTGAATTGCTATTATTTAAATCATGAAAACAATTTAGTATTTTTTTTAGAATTGATTGTGTAGATTGTTATTTAAATCAAtgtttaaaatcaaattttatgatGTATCATCAAAATTAGTTAAACATTTGATATTCAAATTTCATACCCGTCATCAAAATGGGATAAACATTTTAATACACCTGCTGATCCATAAAAGCTGTTAttattgttttatattttattcatgaatttaatataatatagaataaatatattttattaattaaatgtgaaaaaatagaaaataaactaaatcaTATCAGTAAGGTTCAAATTCCTCTAAATAGTTTCACTTCCCAGTGAGATTGTACcataaatttttgtaaataaaactCCTCCTACTGAATTTGCAAAACTACTGGAGTAAGTGGATTAAATGGTTTGGTGAATATGTAGGATGGGGTCAGTTGCAATAATAATATTGGGTGTAAAATAGTATGTAGTGGGTAACGGCTCCCTAGGCAATGCAGGGGTAATCAATGGATGGGACATCATGGAGATGTGATTTGATCCAAGAATCCGAGGATTGACTGCCCAGTCTGCAATTTGGGTTTTgcttaaattttaaaaaatgcaaAGAAACGTAAGCACGAATTCAGTAAATGCCTGGACAGATAATGCAAACGGAAGGGATCTAGTTTATCTTGCATGATCCTTTGATGAGTAAAGAATAGGTTGTTTTCCTGTTTGAGTGCCAGTGGGCGTGTTGTGGGCTAGCTAGTCTTTTACTGTTGGGGAGTGATTCCTTAGGGGTGTGTGTGTGATGGTGATAGTGGAGTTGCTGTTGTGTGATGGTGACCTTGTTGGGGATGCCTGATTTGCTGATAGGGGCATTGTCGTTTGATGTGAATTGTGTTTTTTCTTTTGGGGGATGACGGTGGCGGTTGTGGTAGAGAAGTTTGATTGACTACAGGGCTAATCAATGAGATTGTTTGTTTTAATATAGGACTTGATTGGAAAGGAGAATAAAAAGCTGTAGTTAGAGAGATTGTTTGTTACAAGTTCAATTGTTGAAAAGAGGGAGATATATATTATTGGATTTCAGGGAGGTTTTTCTGATGTGGGTGTCTGTCACTGGGATTGTCATTGCAATGAGTGACTGGTGGCATTGGTATAGACAGATGAATTTCAAGCTGTGAAGTGTAGATTGAAGGGGAGATTAGAATGTGCATTGGGAGAAGAGGAGACTGTGGTGCAGAGTTCAGGCCTTTGGGTTCTGGGTTGTGGGTGCCTCTGTGATTGGAGTTCTGAGGTATGCCACAATCATGGGAATGGATTTTTGAGGCATTGGTATGGACTGGGATGAATTTCAGTATGTGATGTAGTATAGAGTGAAGCAGGATTGAAGTCTGCGAGGAGCAAGGTGGGGTACAGAGATCTAGATTTTATTTGGTCTTTGTGCTGTGAGTTGAGCTGGATTTTCTTCTTCTAGCATTGTAAGTTTGTAAAGGAAGTATAAAGTAGATAAATGTTTCATTGCATTTCAATGGAGTGAATGATTCTGCTTTTGCACAAATGAATTTAGAGAACCGTGCTGCTGTGAGGTGCCAGAGGCATCCACGGGAGTTTGTGGTAGGAGTCTGTGCAGCATGTTTGAGAGAACGTTTGGCCTGTGTCGATCCAGCAGACCGCCATGCAAAAGCCTTCCCTGTCCCAGATGGGAAAGCAACTGCTAAGAAGCCCATCGTCACAGAGGCCAAGAACAATGCTCAGAAAAAGAAGATGATCGTTGCGTCTGAGGCCTCGACTTCAAATGGACCTTCTCAGCTGAGGAGGAGCAAGTCTTTCTCAGAAGGGAGGGCACAGGCCAGGGCTAAGATTGACGAGGGCAGTTCGCTGGAGCCCAAGAGGAAGTCCTGTGACATTCGAGTTAGAAATACACTGTGGGCATTGTTTCAGATAGATGAGGATGACAATCAAAGTCACAACCAGAGCCAGGGATACCCAGCTGAGGAAGGACCCAGTTCAATGGAGATAAATGGTTGGGCATCTGTGGTAAAGGAACCAGAGATTGAAGTCGGATATATGAAGCAGCAGCAGGTACCTGAGCCCGAACCCGAACCTCCTAGTAGATTGATTTATGAGAGTTTTGAAACAGGTGAGAGCTCTGCCAATCCTTCCAGTAGAACAATAAAGTCCCACATAGATCTTGATACACAGAATAGATTTCGGATGCAAGTCACGGAGAATAATCAGAACATTGATGAAACCAAGAAGAAGGCCCCGAACCCAAATCCCAGTGAATGTGGCGATTCTAAGGAGAAAACAAGATCATTTTGGCTGACATCTATAGTCTTGAAAAGAATACAGAAATGGAAGAGAAGACACCGCCATAAACAACATCATTCAAAGAATCCACAGACCCGGGAAACCAGGTCCGAAATACTTGATGAGGCGAGGCCTTCCTGTGATGACGACCCAAGGTTTTCTATCGACATGGGTAGGACTTCTTGGGAGGATTCGAGGCATTCATGGGAAGAGCCCAGGGCTTCTTGGGATGGGGTATTGCTTGGGAAATTTGTGGCTTCTTCGGTTATTGGTGTGAATGAAGAATCTGCTCCTGCTGTTGCTTCCATTGGCTGCACAAAAAACCAAGTTTTAGTAGAGTCCATCAAGTTTCATGACGGTGAGGATGAGAGTCAGCCAGGCGGGTCATTGGAGGCCAAAGAGTATTACTCAGATACATCTCTATCTCGGAGGAGAAAGAAGAATGTGGTAGAGAAGTCTAATGGATTGACTGATGAGAAAAAGTTTGTGCAGACCATAGAGACCAGGAATAATACCACTAAGGTGTCACCTGCTGCATTAGATGATGACAACTGTAAGCCCACGGCTGTGGAGACAGACATGGACAAGACTAACAGGGAAAAGTGCTCAGAAAATTTCCATAACCCCTCGGATGATCCAAAACAAGTCTCAAAATCTCATAGATGGAGCAAGGCCTGGAGCAGGACAATAACTAGTCCCATGTGGGGGTTCATTCAGAAGCATGGTGGTAGCAAATATGAAGGTGGATAtgagggaggaggaggagatgtTGAAGGTTGCCATTCTGATTCGTGGGATAGGGAGGGAAGAAGGGCTTTGAGTAAAGGGGATTTCTTCAGCAATAGCAGCATTAGTACCAGGAGTTGGTATATTAATAACTTGAGCAATAAACAAGCTGGAAGCAATGGCAATACCATCCACAGGAGCAACAGCAACAGCAATGCACAGAGGAACAAG
This genomic stretch from Cryptomeria japonica chromosome 8, Sugi_1.0, whole genome shotgun sequence harbors:
- the LOC131071764 gene encoding protein OCTOPUS; this encodes MNLENRAAVRCQRHPREFVVGVCAACLRERLACVDPADRHAKAFPVPDGKATAKKPIVTEAKNNAQKKKMIVASEASTSNGPSQLRRSKSFSEGRAQARAKIDEGSSLEPKRKSCDIRVRNTLWALFQIDEDDNQSHNQSQGYPAEEGPSSMEINGWASVVKEPEIEVGYMKQQQVPEPEPEPPSRLIYESFETGESSANPSSRTIKSHIDLDTQNRFRMQVTENNQNIDETKKKAPNPNPSECGDSKEKTRSFWLTSIVLKRIQKWKRRHRHKQHHSKNPQTRETRSEILDEARPSCDDDPRFSIDMGRTSWEDSRHSWEEPRASWDGVLLGKFVASSVIGVNEESAPAVASIGCTKNQVLVESIKFHDGEDESQPGGSLEAKEYYSDTSLSRRRKKNVVEKSNGLTDEKKFVQTIETRNNTTKVSPAALDDDNCKPTAVETDMDKTNREKCSENFHNPSDDPKQVSKSHRWSKAWSRTITSPMWGFIQKHGGSKYEGGYEGGGGDVEGCHSDSWDREGRRALSKGDFFSNSSISTRSWYINNLSNKQAGSNGNTIHRSNSNSNAQRNKSSSWQMKRREEMILDRSRSIHYSPTNVDNGLLRFYLTPCRSSRRNGIGGPRIRPPTSSSRSALGLY